One Mercurialis annua linkage group LG3, ddMerAnnu1.2, whole genome shotgun sequence DNA window includes the following coding sequences:
- the LOC126673617 gene encoding E3 ubiquitin-protein ligase XBAT33, giving the protein MGNSFGCSASGERLVSAARDGDFVEAKMLLDCNPCLAKYSTFGGLNSPLHFAAAKGHNEIVALLLDNGADVNSRNYCGQTALMQACRYGHWEVVQTLLLFRCNVTRADYLSGRTALHFAAVNGHVRCIRLVVADFVPSSPFEASHSQADVDSGDASSAKNKFDHSALSKFVNKAADGGITALHMAALNGYFDCVQLLLDIHANVSAVTFHYGTTMDLIGAGSTPLHYAACGGNLKCCQILIARSASRMTLNCNGWLPVDVARMWGRHWLEPLLAPNSDSAIPRFPHSNYLSLPLLSVLNIARECGMHCLTAVSDDPDICAVCLERACNVAAEGCGHELCVRCALYLCSSSNTPSEMVGPHGSIPCPLCRHGIVSFVKLPGSAAKEMKLPLSLGLCTPCILHSRDTDEQSPACVPEIRKNRVASVSSDYFCPVTCSPFPSVAIPLCTCSDGPCPSFEPRTVETQDEAPRRSQTISVEQDKIEGPRLEKTSCSGMMFWGRRSCSREHQCNSEINA; this is encoded by the exons atgggGAATTCATTCGGATGCTCAGCTTCCGGTGAAAGATTAGTATCGGCGGCAAGAGATGGGGATTTTGTGGAAGCAAAGATGCTCTTGGATTGCAATCCTTGTCTAGCTAAGTACTCCACCTTTGGCGGTCTTAATTCTCCTCTCCATTTCGCCGCCGCTAAAGGCCACAACGAG ATCGTGGCTTTGTTGCTTGACAATGGAGCTGATGTTAATTCTCGTAATTACTGTGGCCAG ACGGCTTTGATGCAAGCTTGTCGATATGGACACTGGGAAGTTGTACAAACTCTTTTGCTTTTTAGATGCAAT GTTACACGAGCAGATTACCTTAGCGGAAGGACAGCTCTGCATTTTGCAGCTGTAAACGGCCATGTAAGATGCATAAGGCTAGTTGTTGCTGACTTTGTTCCTAGCTCCCCTTTTGAAGCTTCACATTCTCAGGCAGATGTTGACTCAGGAGATGCTTCCAGTGCAAAAAACAAATTTGATCATAG TGCACTGTCCAAGTTTGTAAATAAGGCGGCTGATGGTGGTATTACTGCTCTTCACATGGCTGCATTGAATGGATATTTTGATTGTGTACAGCTTTTACTCGACATTCATGCAAATGTGTCAGCTGTGACATTTCATTATGGAACTACAATGGATTTAATTG GAGCTGGAAGCACTCCTTTGCACTATGCTGCTTGTGGGGGGAATTTAAAGTGTTGTCAG ATCCTCATTGCAAGAAGTGCGAGTCGGATGACTTTAAACTGCAATGG GTGGTTGCCAGTTGATGTTGCTAGGATGTGGGGGCGTCATTGGCTTGAACCATTATTGGCGCCAAATTCTGACTCCGCCATACCAAGATTTCCTCATTCTAATTACCTATCTTTGCCTCTTTTAAGTGTGCTTAACATAGCAAG AGAGTGTGGGATGCATTGCTTGACAGCCGTCTCTGATGACCCTGATATTTGTGCTGTTTGCCTGGAGAGAGCATGTAATGTAGCTGCTGAAG GGTGTGGGCATGAACTTTGTGTGAGGTGTGCATTGTATCTCTGTTCATCAAGCAATACTCCTTCTGAAATGGTAGGCCCACATGGCTCCATTCCATGCCCTCTCTGCAGGCATGGAATTGTATCTTTTGTTAAATTGCCTGGTTCAGCAGCAAAAGAAATGAAACTTCCTCTGTCGCTTGGCCTCTGTACCCCGTGCATTCTACATTCTCGTGATACAGACGAGCAATCTCCAGCATGTGTGCCAGAGATACGAAAGAATCGTGTGGCTTCAGTGTCTTCTGATTATTTCTGCCCAGTTACTTGTAGCCCATTTCCTTCAGTTGCAATCCCTTTATGCACCTGCAGTGATGGTCCATGTCCGTCTTTTGAACCTCGAACGGTAGAAACACAAGATGAAGCCCCCCGCCGTTCACAGACAATATCTGTAGAACAGGACAAAATTGAAGGCCCGAGACTAGAGAAAACAAGCTGTTCAGGGATGATGTTCTGGGGAAGAAGGAGCTGCAGCAGAGAGCATCAGTGCAATTCAGAAATTAATGCCTGA
- the LOC126673618 gene encoding CEN-like protein 1, producing MSRVIETLTVGRVVGEVVDMFSPSVSMNVIYNSNKQVANGHELMPSVISTKPRVDIGGDDMRTAYTLIMTDPDAPSPSDPYLREHLHWMVTNIPGTTDVSFGKEIVSYETPRPVVGIHRYVFVLFKQRGRQTVKAPVTRDYFNTRRFSEENGLGLPVAVVYFNAQRETAARRR from the exons ATGTCAAGAGTTATAGAAACGCTGACGGTGGGGAGAGTAGTAGGGGAAGTAGTGGACATGTTCAGTCCAAGTGTGAGCATGAATGTTATTTATAACTCCAACAAGCAAGTTGCTAATGGCCATGAGCTTATGCCTTCTGTTATTTCTACTAAACCTAGAGTTGACATTGGTGGTGACGACATGAGGACCGCTTATACCCTT ATCATGACAGACCCGGATGCTCCAAGCCCAAGTGATCCGTACTTAAGAGAACATCTTCACTG GATGGTAACTAACATTCCTGGTACAACTGATGTTTCATTTG GTAAAGAAATTGTAAGCTATGAAACTCCAAGACCGGTGGTGGGTATTCATCGTTATGTATTCGTCCTATTTAAACAGAGAGGAAGGCAGACTGTAAAAGCACCCGTTACTCGAGACTATTTCAACACCAGGAGGTTTTCTGAAGAGAATGGATTAGGTCTTCCGGTAGCTGTTGTCTACTTTAATGCACAGAGAGAAACTGCTGCTCGAAGAAGATGA
- the LOC126674300 gene encoding putative non-specific lipid-transfer protein 14 gives MVKRIQVGVMMLLTWAAIAAAETDCSTVEGLLSACSNFITYGSPDPLPDSPCCEAMTSLNTIADSGDNRPSVCRCFTGLITVYNPNATAIATLPGFCGISLGFVIDPNTDCTYSR, from the exons ATGGTAAAGAGAATCCAGGTTGGGGTGATGATGTTGCTAACATGGGCTGCCATAGCAGCAGCAGAAACAGACTGCTCCACAGTGGAAGGGCTGCTCTCGGCTTGTTCTAATTTCATAACCTATGGTTCACCGGATCCCCTTCCAGATTCACCATGCTGTGAGGCCATGACCAGCCTCAACACCATTGCAGACTCTGGAGACAACAGACCATCTGTTTGCAGATGCTTCACCGGTCTCATTACTGTCTATAATCCTAATGCTACAGCAATCGCCACTTTGCCTGGCTTTTGTGGTATCAGTTTGGGCTTTGTCATTGATCCTAATACAGATTGCACTTA CTCTCGATGA
- the LOC126674458 gene encoding protein IQ-DOMAIN 23, with amino-acid sequence MGLFRRLFGSKKSSSSPPDKEKRRWSFARSSNTIPSHTNLSASFDDNFDANKHAIAVAAATAAVAEAALAAAQAAAEVVRLTSGAGGRITSTGTPRTASGHISGSHRRWAEALAAVKIQSAFRGYLARRALRALKALVKLQALVRGHIVRKQTADMLRRMQTLVRVQARARATRSHIPELWHSTATTNSSLPHYETVPALPHKEYRLRAYSTKVDGSSIHKKCGSNSNFRDTMHLDEAKLGSNWLEHWMEQSFRNNHATLPMRKRHADDERSDKILEVDTWMPRMKSQQSTGIFQMPEHILASDYSNQRFAAFESPSKSSTKATNHMPTVSSEEFSSLSSLKFPVGKDEAVSRTVENSPHVCSPSSRSRAGSSGRRGTFTPTRSECSWGFFNGYSGYPSYMANTESFRNKLRSQSAPRQRLELEKFGSSKRPVQGSYEVDTVSESGFAPQTNFRNKASPATGRMNSRPGSNGIR; translated from the exons ATGGGTCTTTTCCGGCGACTTTTTGGCTCCAAAAAGTCTAGTTCTTCTCCACCGGACAAGGAAAAACGGCGGTGGAGCTTCGCTAGATCTTCTAATACAATTCCTTCACATACCAATTTATCAGCTTCCTTCGATGACAATTTTGATGCCAACAAGCACGCAATAGCGGTTGCGGCAGCCACTGCAGCGGTTGCCGAAGCGGCACTCGCGGCTGCTCAAGCAGCAGCCGAGGTTGTCAGATTGACCAGCGGCGCTGGAGGGAGAATTACTTCTACTGGCACTCCACGTACTGCCTCAGGTCACATCAGTGGAAGTCACCGGCGATGGGCAGAGGCGCTGGCTGCGGTTAAGATACAATCGGCGTTTCGTGGTTACCTG gCAAGGAGAGCACTAAGAGCACTGAAGGCACTAGTGAAGCTTCAAGCTTTAGTGCGAGGTCACATTGTTAGAAAGCAAACAGCAGATATGCTTAGACGCATGCAAACATTGGTGAGAGTGCAGGCTCGAGCTCGTGCTACTCGCTCACATATCCCAGAATTATGGCATTCTACTGCTACAACAAACTCTTCTCTGCCTCATTATGAAACC GTCCCTGCGTTGCCTCATAAGGAATACCGGCTTCGTGCATATAGTACAAAAGTTGATGGATCCTCAATCCATAAG AAATGTGGTTCGAATTCAAACTTTAGAGACACCATGCACCTGGATGAAGCAAAGCTAGGTTCAAATTGGTTAGAACATTGGATGGAACAAAGTTTCCGGAACAACCATGCTACCCTTCCAATGAGAAAGCGACATGCTGACGATGAGAGAAGTGACAAGATTCTTGAAGTGGATACTTGGATGCCTCGCATGAAATCCCAGCAAAGTACTGGAATATTTCAGATGCCAGAACATATTTTGGCTTCAGATTATAGCAACCAGAGGTTTGCAGCATTCGAATCACCATCAAAGTCATCGACAAAGGCAACAAATCATATGCCAACAGTATCTTCAGAAGAATTTTCATCGCTAAGCTCTCTTAAGTTTCCTGTGGGGAAGGACGAAGCTGTTTCAAGGACTGTGGAGAATAGTCCCCATGTTTGTTCCCCGTCGTCTAGATCTAGGGCTGGAAGTAGTGGCAGAAGAGGTACTTTTACACCAACAAGGAGTGAGTGCTCATGGGGTTTCTTTAATGGTTATTCAGGTTACCCAAGCTACATGGCTAATACAGAATCCTTTCGGAATAAGCTTAGATCACAAAGTGCCCCAAGGCAGAGGCTAGAGCTTGAAAAATTTGGTTCAAGTAAAAGACCTGTCCAAGGGTCTTATGAAGTCGATACCGTTTCAGAAAGTGGCTTTGCACCGCAGACAAACTTTAGGAACAAAGCTTCTCCAGCAACTGGCCGCATGAACAGTAGGCCGGGGAGTAACGGTATAAGGTGA